The Klebsiella sp. RIT-PI-d genome includes a region encoding these proteins:
- the speA gene encoding biosynthetic arginine decarboxylase has product MSDDISSVSPSSAGEQGVLRSMQEVAMSSQEASKMLRTYNIAWWGNNYYDVNELGHISVCPDPDVPQARVDLAKLVKAREAQGQRLPALFCFPQILQHRLRSINAAFKRARESYGYNGDYFLVYPIKVNQHRRVIESLIHSGEPLGLEAGSKAELMAVLAHAGMTRSVIVCNGYKDREYIRLALIGEKMGHKVYLVIEKMSEIAIVLAEAERLNVIPRLGVRARLASQGSGKWQSSGGEKSKFGLAATQVLQLVETLRESGRLDSLQLLHFHLGSQMANIRDIATGVRESARFYVELHKLGVNIECFDVGGGLGVDYEGTRSQSDCSVNYGLNEYANNIIWAIGDACEEHGLPHPTVITESGRAVTAHHTVLVSNIIGVERNEYTVPVAPGEDAQRALQSMWETWQEMHEPGTRRSLREWLHDSQMDLHDIHIGYSSGTFSLQERAWAEQLYLNMCHEVQKQLDPSNRAHRPIIDELQERMADKMYVNFSLFQSMPDAWGIDQLFPVLPLEGLDQVPERRAVLLDITCDSDGAIDHYIDGDGIATTMPMPEYDPENPPMLGFFMVGAYQEILGNMHNLFGDTEAVDVFVFPDGSVEVELSDEGDTVADMLQYVQLDPNTLLKHFRDQVKQTDLDDALQQQFLEEFEAGLYGYTYLEDE; this is encoded by the coding sequence ATGTCTGACGACATTTCTTCAGTTTCGCCTTCGTCAGCGGGCGAACAAGGTGTACTACGTTCCATGCAGGAGGTTGCGATGAGCTCCCAGGAAGCCAGCAAGATGCTGCGCACATACAATATTGCGTGGTGGGGTAATAATTATTACGACGTTAACGAACTGGGCCATATCAGCGTGTGCCCCGATCCCGACGTCCCACAAGCACGCGTCGATCTTGCCAAACTGGTTAAGGCCCGCGAAGCACAAGGCCAGCGCCTGCCTGCATTGTTCTGCTTCCCGCAGATTTTGCAACATCGCCTGCGCTCGATTAACGCCGCGTTCAAACGCGCTCGTGAATCATACGGTTATAACGGCGATTATTTCCTCGTTTACCCGATAAAGGTTAATCAGCACCGCCGTGTGATCGAGTCCCTGATCCATTCTGGCGAGCCACTGGGTCTGGAAGCCGGTTCGAAAGCGGAGCTAATGGCGGTTCTGGCCCACGCAGGCATGACCCGCAGCGTGATTGTCTGTAACGGTTATAAAGACCGTGAATATATCCGTCTGGCACTGATCGGCGAGAAGATGGGCCATAAAGTCTATTTGGTCATCGAAAAAATGTCCGAAATCGCCATCGTGCTGGCTGAAGCTGAGCGTCTGAATGTGATCCCGCGTCTGGGCGTGCGTGCGCGTCTGGCGTCGCAGGGGTCCGGCAAATGGCAGTCTTCCGGCGGTGAAAAATCTAAATTTGGCCTGGCGGCAACGCAGGTCTTGCAGCTGGTTGAAACGCTGCGTGAATCCGGGCGCCTGGACAGCCTGCAACTGCTGCATTTCCATCTCGGTTCACAGATGGCCAATATTCGTGATATCGCCACCGGCGTGCGCGAATCTGCACGTTTCTACGTGGAATTGCACAAGCTTGGCGTCAACATTGAGTGCTTTGACGTCGGCGGCGGCCTTGGCGTGGATTACGAAGGCACCCGTTCACAGTCCGATTGTTCGGTAAACTATGGCCTTAATGAATATGCTAACAACATTATTTGGGCTATTGGCGATGCCTGTGAGGAACACGGCCTGCCGCATCCGACGGTGATTACCGAGTCGGGACGTGCCGTTACGGCGCACCATACCGTACTGGTGTCGAACATTATCGGCGTAGAGCGTAACGAATATACCGTTCCTGTTGCGCCTGGCGAAGACGCCCAGCGCGCGCTGCAAAGCATGTGGGAAACCTGGCAGGAAATGCATGAGCCGGGCACCCGTCGCTCGCTGCGTGAATGGCTGCATGATAGCCAGATGGACCTGCATGATATTCATATCGGTTATTCCTCCGGAACATTCAGTCTTCAGGAGCGCGCCTGGGCCGAGCAGCTTTATCTGAACATGTGCCATGAAGTACAAAAGCAGCTTGATCCGAGCAACCGTGCGCATCGTCCTATTATCGACGAATTGCAGGAGCGCATGGCGGATAAGATGTACGTTAACTTTTCGCTGTTCCAGTCGATGCCGGATGCGTGGGGTATCGATCAGCTGTTCCCGGTTCTGCCGCTGGAAGGTCTGGATCAGGTGCCTGAGCGTCGTGCGGTTCTGCTGGATATTACCTGCGACTCCGACGGCGCTATCGATCACTACATTGACGGCGACGGTATTGCGACGACTATGCCGATGCCGGAGTACGATCCTGAAAATCCACCGATGCTGGGCTTCTTTATGGTGGGGGCCTATCAGGAAATCCTCGGTAACATGCACAACCTGTTTGGCGATACCGAAGCGGTTGATGTGTTCGTCTTCCCGGATGGTAGCGTAGAAGTGGAGCTGTCTGACGAAGGCGATACGGTAGCCGATATGCTGCAATATGTGCAGCTTGACCCCAATACGTTGCTGAAGCATTTCCGCGATCAGGTGAAGCAAACCGATCTCGACGATGCACTCCAGCAGCAGTTCCTTGAAGAGTTTGAGGCGGGGCTTTACGGGTATACGTATCTCGAAGACGAGTAG
- the yqgB gene encoding acid stress response protein YqgB encodes MNKKPFAQLALQHFLLKNQTVYGLLSRLWAAIVVCCFTLSTQFEVRYV; translated from the coding sequence ATGAATAAGAAACCGTTCGCTCAGCTGGCGCTTCAGCATTTTCTACTGAAGAATCAGACTGTTTATGGGTTGTTATCGCGCCTTTGGGCTGCGATAGTAGTTTGCTGTTTTACACTTTCGACACAATTTGAGGTTCGCTATGTCTGA
- the metK gene encoding methionine adenosyltransferase: protein MAKHLFTSESVSEGHPDKIADQISDAVLDAILEQDPKARVACETYVKTGMVLVGGEITTSAWVDIEEITRNTVRDIGYIHSDMGFDANSCAVLSAIGKQSPDINQGVDRADPLEQGAGDQGLMFGYATNETDVLMPAPITYAHRLVQRQAEVRKNGTLPWLRPDAKSQVTFQYDDGKIVGIDAVVLSTQHAEDIDQKSLQEAVMEEIIKPVLPTEWLNSATKFFINPTGRFVIGGPMGDCGLTGRKIIVDTYGGMARHGGGAFSGKDPSKVDRSAAYAARYVAKNIVAAGLADRCEIQVSYAIGVAEPTSIMVETFGTEKIASEQLTLLVREFFDLRPYGLIQMLDLLHPIYKETAAYGHFGREHFPWEKTDKAQLLRDAAGLK, encoded by the coding sequence ATGGCAAAACACCTTTTTACGTCTGAGTCCGTTTCAGAAGGGCATCCTGACAAAATCGCAGACCAAATCTCCGATGCTGTACTGGATGCGATCCTCGAACAGGACCCAAAAGCGCGCGTTGCGTGTGAAACCTACGTTAAAACCGGCATGGTTTTAGTTGGCGGTGAAATTACCACCAGCGCATGGGTTGATATCGAAGAGATCACCCGCAATACGGTACGTGACATAGGTTATATCCACTCTGACATGGGTTTTGATGCCAACTCTTGCGCCGTATTGAGCGCGATTGGTAAACAATCTCCGGATATCAATCAGGGCGTTGACCGTGCCGATCCGCTGGAACAGGGTGCGGGCGACCAGGGTCTGATGTTTGGCTATGCGACTAACGAAACCGACGTGCTGATGCCTGCGCCTATCACCTATGCGCACCGTCTGGTGCAGCGTCAGGCTGAAGTGCGTAAAAACGGTACCCTGCCGTGGCTGCGTCCGGATGCAAAAAGCCAGGTCACCTTCCAGTACGATGATGGCAAAATTGTCGGCATTGATGCGGTCGTCCTGTCGACTCAGCATGCTGAAGATATCGATCAGAAATCGCTGCAAGAAGCGGTAATGGAAGAGATCATCAAGCCAGTGCTGCCGACCGAATGGCTGAACAGCGCGACCAAGTTCTTTATCAACCCGACCGGTCGTTTTGTGATCGGCGGCCCGATGGGCGATTGCGGTTTAACCGGACGTAAAATCATCGTCGATACCTACGGCGGCATGGCGCGTCACGGCGGCGGTGCATTCTCTGGTAAAGATCCGTCTAAAGTTGACCGTTCTGCCGCCTATGCCGCGCGTTACGTAGCGAAAAACATCGTGGCTGCGGGTCTGGCCGATCGTTGTGAAATCCAGGTTTCTTACGCTATCGGCGTGGCTGAGCCAACATCGATCATGGTTGAAACCTTTGGCACCGAAAAAATTGCCAGCGAACAGCTGACGCTACTGGTACGCGAGTTCTTCGACCTGCGTCCTTACGGCCTGATCCAGATGCTGGATCTACTGCATCCGATTTACAAAGAAACGGCCGCTTACGGTCACTTTGGTCGCGAACATTTCCCGTGGGAAAAAACCGATAAAGCGCAACTGCTGCGTGATGCTGCCGGTCTGAAATAA
- the galP gene encoding galactose/proton symporter has product MPDNKKHGRSNKAMTFFVCFLAALAGLLFGLDIGVIAGALPFITDEFQISAHTQEWVVSSMMFGAAVGAVGSGWLSFRLGRKKSLMIGAILFVLGSLFSAAAPNVEVLILSRVLLGLAVGVASYTAPLYLSEIAPEKIRGSMISMYQLMITIGILGAYLSDTAFSYSGAWRWMLGVIIIPAVLLLIGVFFLPDSPRWFAAKRRFHDAERVLLRLRDTSAEAKNELEEIRESLKVKQSGWALFKENSNFRRAVFLGVLLQVMQQFTGMNVIMYYAPKIFELAGYTNTHEQMWGTVIVGLTNVLATFIAIGLVDRWGRKPTLTLGFLVMAVGMGILGTMMHIGIHSPSAQYFAIAMLLMFIIGFAMSAGPLIWVLCSEIQPLKGRDFGITCSTATNWIANMIVGATFLTMLNTLGNATTFWVYAGLNVLFILLTLWLVPETKHVSLEHIERNLMKGRKLRDIGARN; this is encoded by the coding sequence ATGCCTGACAATAAAAAACATGGGCGTTCTAACAAGGCGATGACCTTTTTTGTCTGTTTCCTTGCCGCGCTGGCCGGACTGCTTTTTGGCCTTGATATCGGTGTGATCGCCGGGGCTTTACCTTTTATCACCGATGAATTTCAGATCAGCGCTCATACGCAAGAATGGGTGGTGAGTTCGATGATGTTCGGTGCCGCCGTCGGTGCCGTGGGTAGCGGCTGGCTCTCTTTCCGTCTTGGACGTAAGAAAAGCCTGATGATCGGCGCCATTCTGTTCGTACTCGGCTCGCTATTCTCCGCCGCAGCACCTAACGTTGAAGTGCTGATCCTCTCCCGCGTGCTGCTGGGCCTGGCCGTCGGCGTCGCGTCTTATACCGCCCCGCTTTATCTGTCAGAAATTGCGCCGGAAAAAATCCGCGGCAGTATGATTTCCATGTACCAGCTGATGATTACCATCGGGATTTTAGGTGCCTATCTTTCTGACACCGCGTTTAGCTACAGCGGTGCATGGCGCTGGATGCTCGGCGTGATCATCATTCCGGCTGTTCTGTTGCTGATTGGGGTCTTCTTCCTGCCGGACAGCCCGCGCTGGTTTGCCGCTAAACGTCGTTTTCACGATGCGGAACGCGTGCTGTTACGGCTGCGTGATACCAGCGCGGAAGCGAAAAATGAACTCGAAGAAATTCGTGAGAGCCTGAAGGTAAAACAGAGTGGCTGGGCGCTGTTTAAAGAGAACAGCAACTTCCGCCGGGCGGTATTCCTTGGGGTGTTACTTCAGGTTATGCAGCAGTTCACCGGCATGAACGTGATCATGTATTACGCGCCGAAAATCTTCGAACTGGCCGGTTACACTAATACTCACGAGCAGATGTGGGGCACGGTGATTGTCGGCCTGACTAACGTGCTGGCAACCTTCATTGCGATCGGACTGGTAGACCGCTGGGGCCGTAAGCCGACGCTGACCCTGGGCTTCCTGGTCATGGCTGTCGGGATGGGTATCCTGGGCACCATGATGCATATCGGTATCCACTCTCCATCAGCGCAGTACTTTGCTATCGCCATGCTGTTGATGTTTATCATCGGCTTCGCCATGAGTGCCGGTCCGCTGATTTGGGTGCTGTGCTCTGAAATCCAGCCGCTGAAAGGCCGTGATTTTGGTATCACCTGCTCCACTGCAACCAACTGGATCGCCAACATGATTGTCGGCGCAACGTTCCTGACCATGCTTAACACGCTGGGCAACGCCACTACCTTCTGGGTGTATGCGGGTCTGAACGTACTGTTTATCCTGCTGACGCTGTGGCTGGTGCCGGAAACCAAACACGTCTCGCTGGAGCACATCGAACGTAATCTGATGAAAGGGCGTAAACTGCGCGATATTGGCGCACGTAACTGA
- the hiuH gene encoding hydroxyisourate hydrolase, translated as MKKYLLTAAIACAISAPGMVMAAANNILSVHILDQQTGKPAANVEVVLEQKNSNGWQQLNSGHTDKDGRIKALWPEQEAKPGDYRVTFKTKPYFDSKKQESFFPEVPVEFHITKTDEHYHVPLLLSQYGYSTYRGS; from the coding sequence ATGAAAAAGTACCTTCTTACCGCCGCCATCGCCTGTGCGATTTCTGCCCCTGGCATGGTCATGGCTGCCGCCAACAATATTTTGAGCGTGCATATTCTCGATCAACAAACCGGTAAACCCGCCGCTAATGTCGAAGTGGTTCTGGAGCAAAAAAACAGCAATGGATGGCAGCAATTGAATAGCGGACATACCGATAAAGACGGGCGCATTAAAGCGTTATGGCCGGAGCAGGAAGCGAAGCCGGGAGACTATCGGGTGACGTTCAAAACTAAACCCTATTTTGATAGCAAAAAGCAGGAGAGCTTCTTCCCGGAAGTGCCGGTTGAGTTTCATATAACGAAAACCGATGAGCACTATCATGTACCGCTGCTGTTAAGTCAGTACGGTTACTCGACCTATCGCGGAAGTTAA
- the hprR gene encoding response regulator transcription factor HprR: MKILLIEDNQKTRDWVSQGLSEAGYVVDTASEGKSGLRLALQEPYALIILDIMLPLMDGWQVLKAIRTAHQTPVICLTARDAVDDRVKGLESGANDYLVKPFSFAELLARVRTQLRDNNAADTRLKMGGLEMDSLRQSAHRDGKAIILTRKEFLLLWLLASRAGEIIPRAVIASEVWGINFDNETNTVDVAIRRLRAKVDDPFAHKLIGTVRGMGYRVTVDENNKA; this comes from the coding sequence ATGAAAATTCTGCTCATTGAAGACAATCAAAAAACCCGCGATTGGGTAAGCCAGGGGCTGAGTGAAGCCGGTTATGTCGTCGACACGGCAAGCGAGGGCAAAAGCGGATTACGCCTTGCCCTGCAGGAACCTTACGCCCTGATAATCCTCGATATCATGCTGCCGTTGATGGATGGCTGGCAGGTACTGAAAGCGATACGAACGGCGCATCAGACGCCGGTAATATGCCTTACCGCGCGCGATGCCGTTGACGATCGGGTGAAAGGGCTGGAGTCCGGGGCAAATGATTACCTGGTAAAACCGTTCTCGTTTGCCGAACTGCTGGCAAGAGTTCGCACCCAGCTCAGAGACAACAATGCCGCCGATACGCGCCTGAAAATGGGTGGGCTGGAGATGGACTCTCTGCGACAAAGCGCTCACCGTGACGGCAAGGCGATAATATTAACCCGCAAAGAGTTTCTCCTGCTGTGGCTGCTGGCTTCACGCGCCGGTGAAATTATTCCCCGCGCGGTGATTGCCAGTGAAGTCTGGGGTATCAATTTTGACAACGAAACCAATACGGTTGACGTGGCGATCCGTCGCCTGCGCGCCAAAGTTGACGATCCCTTCGCGCATAAACTGATCGGCACCGTCAGAGGAATGGGTTACCGGGTTACTGTAGATGAAAATAATAAAGCCTGA
- a CDS encoding heavy metal sensor histidine kinase: protein MKIIKPELSITFRLTLAFVLVMTLACTGVSWTLYQGLSKELTWRDDITLVNRADQIKQLLLDGAQAQNLPLYFNRMMDTRQDILLIQAPGAEPVSVNHTRVDPARLDVLPAQKKPTLDTIAKSDVSGTPLSAVRVAANSQGKPVTITVARLATERQYMLEQYRYHSILISVIAILLCSAVSPLLIRRGLKAIAALSQLTANTDSRGLSQPLDETRLPVELKPLGSALNVMRQKLGEDFTRLNQFADDLAHELRTPVTILLGHNQVALNKERSVEEYQQALANNIEELENLSRLTENILFLARAEHHNILLKKERLSQVDAVTHLVDFLEYDADEKKMTFDITCTGTVQADRILLQRVLLNLLSNAIRYSPDGATLRITSHARDGQDIIEIANPGASFNAPDKMFNRFWRGDNARHSSGYGLGLSMVKAIMELHGGSVRYRFDRGHHIFSLHFPV from the coding sequence ATGAAAATAATAAAGCCTGAATTATCAATAACGTTTCGCCTGACGCTGGCATTTGTCCTGGTGATGACGCTGGCCTGCACTGGCGTGAGCTGGACGCTGTATCAGGGGCTGAGTAAAGAACTCACATGGCGGGACGATATCACGCTGGTTAATCGGGCGGATCAAATTAAGCAGCTTCTGCTCGATGGCGCTCAGGCGCAAAATCTGCCGCTCTACTTTAACCGGATGATGGATACGCGTCAGGATATTCTGCTTATCCAGGCTCCCGGCGCAGAGCCTGTTTCGGTCAACCATACCCGCGTTGATCCTGCGCGGCTGGATGTGCTTCCCGCGCAGAAAAAGCCAACGCTGGACACTATTGCGAAAAGTGATGTCTCCGGTACGCCACTTTCGGCGGTACGCGTTGCGGCAAACAGTCAGGGTAAGCCGGTCACCATTACTGTTGCCAGACTGGCAACAGAACGTCAGTACATGCTTGAACAGTATCGATACCACAGCATTCTGATCTCTGTTATCGCGATCCTTCTCTGCTCCGCCGTCAGTCCGCTGCTCATCAGACGCGGGCTGAAAGCGATTGCCGCCCTGAGTCAGCTCACGGCGAATACGGATAGCCGCGGACTCAGCCAGCCGCTGGATGAAACACGGCTTCCCGTTGAGCTGAAGCCGCTGGGAAGCGCATTAAATGTTATGCGCCAAAAACTGGGTGAGGACTTTACGCGCCTCAACCAGTTTGCTGACGACCTGGCGCATGAGCTGCGCACGCCGGTTACCATTCTGCTGGGTCATAACCAGGTAGCGTTAAACAAAGAACGCAGCGTGGAGGAGTATCAGCAGGCGCTGGCAAACAATATCGAAGAACTCGAAAACCTGTCGCGCCTGACGGAAAATATTCTGTTTCTCGCCCGGGCAGAACACCACAATATTCTGCTTAAAAAAGAGCGCCTTTCTCAGGTCGATGCCGTTACTCATCTTGTTGACTTTCTTGAGTATGATGCCGATGAAAAGAAGATGACGTTCGATATCACCTGTACCGGCACGGTCCAGGCCGACCGGATATTACTGCAACGGGTATTGCTAAACCTGCTCAGCAATGCGATCCGCTATTCACCCGATGGCGCGACTCTGCGCATCACCAGCCACGCTCGCGATGGGCAGGACATTATTGAGATTGCCAATCCCGGCGCGTCATTTAATGCCCCGGACAAGATGTTTAACCGTTTCTGGCGCGGCGATAACGCCCGTCATTCATCGGGCTACGGACTGGGCCTGTCGATGGTAAAAGCCATTATGGAGCTGCATGGCGGTTCGGTGCGCTATCGCTTTGATCGGGGGCACCATATCTTCTCACTGCATTTTCCTGTCTGA
- a CDS encoding SprT family zinc-dependent metalloprotease, protein MKTSRLPIAIQQAVMRSLRDKLTLANQTLGRNYPEPKLIYQQRGTAAGTAWLDSYEIRLNPVLLLENQQAFINEVVPHELAHLLVWKHFGRVAPHGKEWKWMMESVLHVPASRTHQFELASVRRNTFSYRCHCQQHQLTVRRHNRILRKEATYRCVHCGQPLKADT, encoded by the coding sequence ATGAAAACCTCCCGCCTCCCTATCGCCATCCAGCAAGCCGTTATGCGCAGCCTGCGAGATAAACTGACGCTCGCCAATCAGACGCTGGGGCGAAATTATCCGGAACCGAAACTGATCTATCAACAGCGCGGAACGGCAGCCGGTACCGCCTGGCTTGATAGCTATGAAATCCGCCTCAATCCGGTTCTGCTGCTGGAAAATCAGCAGGCGTTTATCAATGAAGTAGTACCGCACGAACTGGCGCATCTGCTGGTATGGAAACACTTTGGGCGGGTCGCTCCGCACGGTAAAGAGTGGAAATGGATGATGGAAAGCGTGCTGCACGTTCCGGCCTCCCGGACGCATCAGTTTGAACTGGCATCAGTGCGCCGCAATACCTTTTCCTACCGCTGCCACTGCCAGCAGCATCAGTTGACGGTACGCCGCCACAATCGAATACTGCGCAAAGAAGCGACCTACCGTTGCGTTCACTGCGGCCAACCGCTGAAAGCCGACACCTGA
- the endA gene encoding deoxyribonuclease I produces MYRTWHSSLLFLIPILATPLYAKEITSFAQAKTASVKVNADVPGDFYCGCAISWQGKKGVIDLASCGYKVRKNANRAGRVEWEHVVPAWQFGHQRQCWQDGGRKNCVKDPVYRQIESDMHNLQPAVGEVNGDRNNFMYSQWKGGEGQYGQCAMKVDFKNKQAEPPERARGAIARINFYMRDQYKISLSRQQTQLFTAWDKLYPVTKWECERDNRIAKVQGNHNPYVQRACQAQKS; encoded by the coding sequence ATGTACCGTACCTGGCATTCTTCCCTGCTCTTTTTGATTCCGATACTGGCAACGCCTTTGTATGCCAAAGAAATTACCAGCTTTGCCCAGGCTAAAACAGCCAGTGTAAAAGTAAACGCCGACGTTCCCGGCGATTTTTATTGCGGTTGTGCGATTAGCTGGCAGGGGAAAAAAGGCGTTATTGATTTGGCGTCATGCGGCTATAAAGTGCGTAAAAATGCCAATCGTGCCGGCCGGGTTGAGTGGGAGCACGTTGTCCCGGCATGGCAGTTCGGTCATCAGCGCCAGTGCTGGCAAGACGGCGGGCGCAAAAACTGCGTCAAAGATCCGGTATATCGCCAGATAGAAAGCGATATGCATAACCTGCAACCGGCGGTGGGCGAAGTCAACGGCGATCGTAATAATTTTATGTACAGCCAGTGGAAAGGCGGCGAAGGTCAGTACGGCCAGTGCGCCATGAAAGTCGATTTCAAAAACAAGCAGGCTGAGCCGCCTGAACGCGCGCGAGGCGCCATCGCCCGCATTAATTTTTATATGCGCGACCAGTATAAAATTAGCCTCTCCCGCCAGCAGACCCAGCTCTTTACCGCCTGGGATAAGCTCTATCCGGTCACAAAATGGGAGTGTGAACGTGATAACCGCATTGCAAAGGTTCAGGGGAATCATAATCCTTACGTGCAGCGCGCTTGCCAGGCGCAAAAGAGCTAA
- the rsmE gene encoding 16S rRNA (uracil(1498)-N(3))-methyltransferase, with protein sequence MRKPRIYHPAPLIVGQDVALNDDAANHVGRVLRMTAGQPVQLFDGTNQVFDAEIIRADKKSVMVNVRNSAVDDRESPLHIHLGQVMSRGEKMEFTIQKSIELGVSLITPLFSERCGVKLDAERLNKKLQQWQKIAIAACEQCGRNQVPEIRPAMDLETWCAEPDEGLKLNLHPRASASINTLPLPVERIRLLIGPEGGLSADEIAMTAQYQFTDILLGPRVLRTETTALTAITALQVRFGDLG encoded by the coding sequence ATGCGTAAACCCCGCATTTATCACCCTGCCCCGCTGATTGTCGGCCAGGACGTGGCGCTCAATGATGACGCCGCCAATCACGTCGGGCGCGTACTGCGCATGACCGCCGGCCAGCCGGTACAGCTTTTTGATGGCACTAATCAGGTATTCGACGCCGAGATTATTCGCGCAGATAAAAAAAGCGTAATGGTTAACGTGCGAAACAGCGCCGTCGACGATCGCGAATCTCCGCTGCATATTCATTTAGGTCAGGTGATGTCGCGGGGCGAAAAAATGGAATTTACTATCCAGAAATCGATCGAACTGGGAGTAAGCCTCATTACGCCACTTTTTTCTGAGCGCTGCGGCGTTAAACTGGATGCTGAACGTTTGAATAAGAAGCTTCAGCAGTGGCAGAAAATCGCCATCGCCGCCTGCGAACAGTGCGGGCGTAATCAGGTCCCCGAAATCCGTCCGGCGATGGATCTCGAAACCTGGTGTGCTGAACCGGATGAGGGGCTGAAACTGAACCTGCATCCGCGCGCCAGCGCCAGCATCAACACGCTGCCGCTGCCGGTTGAGCGCATACGCCTGCTTATTGGGCCGGAAGGCGGATTATCGGCCGATGAAATTGCCATGACCGCACAGTATCAGTTTACTGATATTCTGCTGGGACCTCGCGTTCTGCGCACTGAGACAACTGCGCTCACCGCCATTACTGCATTACAAGTGCGGTTTGGCGATCTGGGCTAA
- the gshB gene encoding glutathione synthase, whose product MIKLGIVMDPIASINIKKDSSFAMLLEAQRRGYELHYMEMSDLYLINGEARARTRLLSVEQNYDKWYAFNAEQDIHLADLDVILMRKDPPFDTEFIYSTYILERAEEQGTLIVNKPQSLRDCNEKLYTAWFSDLTPDTLVTRSKAQLKAFWQKHSDIILKPLDGMGGASIFRVKAGDPNLGVIAETLTEHGTRYCMAQNYLPAIVDGDKRVLVVDGEPVPYCLARIPQGGETRGNLAAGGRGEPRPLTDSDWEIARRVGPLLKAKGLIFVGLDIIGDRLTEVNVTSPTCIREIEAEFPVSITGMLMDAIEKRLAK is encoded by the coding sequence ATGATCAAGCTCGGCATCGTGATGGACCCCATCGCAAGCATTAATATTAAGAAAGACTCCAGCTTCGCTATGCTGCTGGAAGCACAGCGCCGTGGTTATGAGCTTCATTATATGGAGATGTCCGATCTCTATCTGATCAACGGTGAAGCGCGCGCGCGTACGCGTTTGCTCAGTGTTGAGCAGAATTACGACAAATGGTATGCGTTTAACGCCGAGCAGGATATCCATCTTGCCGATCTCGACGTTATCCTGATGCGTAAAGATCCACCGTTTGATACCGAGTTTATCTACTCCACTTATATCCTTGAACGTGCGGAAGAACAGGGCACGCTGATCGTTAACAAGCCGCAAAGCTTGCGCGACTGTAACGAGAAGCTTTATACCGCCTGGTTCTCCGATTTGACGCCGGATACGCTGGTCACACGCAGTAAAGCGCAGTTGAAAGCGTTCTGGCAAAAGCACAGCGATATCATTTTAAAACCGCTGGATGGAATGGGCGGCGCTTCTATTTTTCGCGTCAAAGCAGGCGATCCGAATCTTGGCGTGATCGCCGAAACGCTGACCGAGCACGGCACCCGTTACTGCATGGCGCAGAACTATTTGCCCGCCATTGTCGATGGCGACAAGCGTGTACTGGTGGTTGATGGCGAACCGGTGCCTTACTGCCTGGCACGTATCCCGCAAGGCGGCGAAACTCGGGGTAATCTTGCGGCTGGCGGCCGGGGTGAACCGCGTCCACTGACTGACAGCGACTGGGAAATTGCGCGCCGCGTGGGGCCGTTGCTAAAAGCAAAAGGTCTGATTTTCGTTGGCCTTGATATCATCGGCGATCGTCTGACCGAAGTGAATGTCACCAGCCCGACCTGTATTCGCGAAATCGAAGCAGAGTTTCCGGTGTCAATTACCGGTATGCTCATGGACGCTATTGAGAAACGCCTGGCGAAGTAG
- a CDS encoding YqgE/AlgH family protein — protein MNLQHHFLIAMPALQDPLFRRAVVYICEHNDDGAMGIIINKPLENLQVEGILEKLKITPEPRDPAIRLDKPVLLGGPLAEDRGFILHTPPASFSSSIRISDNTVITTSRDVLETLGTHNQPVDVLVALGYSSWEKGQLEQELLDNAWLTTPADLNILFKAPIADRWREAAKLIGIDIQTMPGVAGHA, from the coding sequence ATGAATTTACAGCATCACTTTCTGATTGCCATGCCTGCACTCCAGGACCCTCTCTTTCGCCGCGCTGTCGTCTATATCTGCGAACATAACGACGATGGTGCAATGGGCATTATTATTAACAAACCGCTGGAAAATTTGCAGGTTGAGGGCATTCTGGAAAAACTAAAAATCACGCCTGAACCACGCGATCCGGCAATCCGTCTGGATAAACCGGTTTTACTCGGCGGCCCGCTGGCAGAAGATCGCGGATTCATTCTGCATACGCCTCCGGCTTCTTTTTCCTCCAGCATCCGTATTTCTGATAATACGGTGATCACCACATCGCGGGATGTTCTGGAAACGCTGGGCACGCACAATCAGCCGGTCGATGTACTGGTGGCGCTGGGCTACTCCTCATGGGAGAAAGGGCAGCTTGAACAGGAGCTACTTGACAACGCCTGGCTTACCACACCGGCGGATCTGAATATTCTGTTTAAAGCTCCGATTGCCGATCGCTGGCGCGAAGCCGCAAAACTGATTGGCATTGATATCCAGACCATGCCTGGCGTGGCGGGACATGCCTGA